ACTCACATTTTTTTATGGCGGTCTCATTCATGCCAAAATGTATCTTATGGCGGTACAGCTGAGTGTGCATCTTGCTGTTAATTTGCCGACATTTCTGTAGCTGTAATTTCCctgtttgtttttatttgcttCCCTCGCCTTCTGCTCCATTAACTTCTTTTGAATTTTAGAATCATATATAACCCCTACAACCAAGAAACGTCCTGCCCTGACCAATGGAATCATACAATACTAACTTTGGCTTGTTTCAAAACAGATTATCAGATTATCAGGTGCCACTCAAGATCTACCCAAATCTGTTATATGCAATGTCCATGGTGTGAATCCAAAGTTTCTTGAGGTAGGCAAGCTAAAGTTGAAGCAACTGCAGACTGGGGAAGCAGCCTTCACAAAAGGGGCATACTACATTGGAAAGATGGTGTGGAGTAAGGGGTACAGGGAGCTTCTTGACCTTCTTTCCAAATATCAGACCAGATTGGGTGGTCTTGAAGTAGATTTATATGGTAGCGGTGAAGATTCAGATGAAGTACGAGAATCTGCTGAACGTTTGAATTTGGCTGTAAAGGTTCATCCTGGACGTGATCATGCAGATCCCTTGTTCCATGAGTGAGTTCTCTTATTTACCAAAAACTTCATGCATCTTCTTATTTCacactttttttcttcctatttATCAATATGCTGGTTCGAGATTTGTAATTTTGTACATAGTTATATGTCGTTATGGAGACAACTATATTGTTTCTTCTTCACCCTTTTATCAAAATATTTAGGTAAAATTTAAGCTTActaatccttttcttttcaatccCATGAGCTGACTGATCAGAACAAAACTAGAGTAGCTAATTAATGAGGCTGCATGTCTACAATGCGATGATATAAATGCTGCAATATCTTTTTACTATTTGTACTGTATTCAGGATAGAACTATGTTTTGTGTTAAACTTAATAGTGGAACACTTTGTTTCCCAACAGTTATAAAGTATTCATCAACCCCAGCACAACAGATGTGGTCTGTACGACCTCCGCTGAGGCCCTTGCAATGGGAAAGATTGTGATATGTGCCAATCACCCTTCGAATGAGTTCTTCAAGCAGTTCCCCAACTGCCGTATCTATAACAACGATGAAGAGTTTGTACAAGTGACGCTGAATGCTCTAGCAGAGCAGCCTGCTCCATTAACAGATATGCAGATGTATGACTTGTCGTGGGAGGCAGCAACTGACAGATTCATGCAGGCTGCTGAGATAAACCTTTCTGTGGCAGAACCGAGAATCCACCAAGCTTCCAGGGCTTACTTCCCTACCTTTCTGAGGACTCGTAAACTAACACAAAGCTTAGAAGATGCATCAGTTTACCTGCACCAGGCACTCTCAGGGCTGGAGGTGACCCGTTGCGCCTTCGGTGCTGTTCCAAAGACGCTGCAACCTGATGAGCAGTTGCGCAAAGATCTTGGCTTGGCTTCTCCCACCAAGAGAAAAAGACTGAAACTGAAGCTTATGACGTGACAGTTGTAACTTTCCTCTCGAGCTCCTAGTTGAATTGCTTCATTGCCAGGTGTGTACATTAACAAGAAATCCAGAAGAATTAGTGCTTTTCCATTGTTTACCCTGATCACTGTGTGCAAGGTACAGTATATTGTGATGTAGATTGAGTGCTAGTTTAGGTGAGGGAAATAGTCGGGTGAACAGTTGTAATTCTTGCTTCGGTGTGCgcttcttcagttctttcTTAGGTCTGCTGCCTCGGTACTTTCTGTCACCCTACGGTATGTGTAGGTGTAGATTCCGGTGGAATTTCTACTCAACTAATGGACTATACATATATAAAATACTACTCCATAAGTTTCAAAATGTATCTTTCATAAAGTTTGTACAAAGACCACCAAAGACCCAAAGATGCCAAGAAAACACAGCTGGCAATTTCCCTCAATTGTTCAATTGGCAGAAATCTTTATATACAGACAATAAAAGGGACCGGAAAATCTCAAATCCTcaattccctccgatccataaaagtGTCGTCCAAGTAAGGACTATTTTCTGCCGGAACTCGTTACCGGATTTCTAAAAAGACCATGTAATACTTCCTTTGATTttaaattcttaactcaaatttgtccccAACGCAGAGATCAAAACATGAGGTGAACAACTAACTCTAGGGCAGCGATCCTAATATGCTAGTTGTGCCCTAAGTGCGGCTTTATATCCCTGTGAGGCCGTGATCTGTTAACAAAAACTACAAGTTCAcccgcagaaaaaaaaactacaagtTGTGTTCTTTTACGGGGCGCCTGCGTGTTGTTAGGCAAAGGCCAGCAAAGGTAAATAAGCCGAGGCAAGGGGAACACAGATTTATAGCTCCCGACCATCTGTATACCGCAGGGTTGCCCCAGTTGTTCTAGGCCGGATGTCCGTCTGGGCCATCAGGTGGTCATCTGGTGGGCCAGATCAGGTGGTGGTTTCGGCCCAGCACGCGATCCCAACCACGCGTCTCACCGTCGCGGAGCTCTCTGCCTCTGCCTTGGTACTTTCTGTCACCCTGCGGTACGTGTAGGTGCGAATTCCTGTGGAGTTTCTACTTAAGTAATGAACTATACGGCTAGTTGAGTGACCGTGCGTTACAACCGcgtaacaaaataaaatgatacattcTAAGATGATGTCAGTTTCACCAGAGAGAATCAAACTTTGGTTCATGTTACAGATATATAGATGTTATGAAAAGTCCATCAGGCTGCaaataaatgaaataaaaatctacCGTAAGGTCCAGCACTGCTCTAAAAATACTTGTTTGAGCAAATGgaaggctttgaccaagagACCAAATCCTTCTATCTATGAAAGATCTAAGTGAGATCTCACCCCTGCGGCATGGTTGTCGCATGCGTGGGACTTGCAATAGGCCATGTTGTGTGAGACCGCTGCCGGCAAGCTCCTGATCGAGGTGCTCGTGGCTCACGATGATGATATACTGTGACGGCTCTTAGAATAATCTCGTTGTATGAGTCCGTTTATGACTGGTCCGTCTTGAGTTCGAGTAGTAGCACTAGTACGAGTTTAATTAGCTTTGCACATTAAGTCCTAGTCTTATTAGGATTAGGTGATTTTGGgtgtatatatagatgcacCAGGGTCAGCTTTTTTAACGTGGGATTTGAGAtattgagaagaaataaaaagagaggcaCGACAGGTGCCTCCGGCCAAATAAAATTCCGATcatgtgcgtcttcatgtgattgatctttaggcaaacccaacatttggtatcagagcgaggtcAAAGATTTGAAGACGTGCTTGCCCCGGGGAGGCGATGTGCTAGCGCCTCGGGGCGGGCAACAGCGGCGGAGCGACGTCCGCGGATAAGAGCGGTCAATCAGTGGCGGAACGATGTCCGCGGATCAGATCGGGCAATCTGTGCCTGTGCAGTGGAGCGACGTTCAGCAGATCAGATAGAACTATCGTCGCAGTGGACCGATCTCCTAGTAACGGGAGATCATCCTGATCGTCGGAAAGTACTCGACATCGGGTCAAGCTGCGTAAGTGCGTCTAGGTCAGCGTCTGTGAgtcgtggttgtgtccaagtgctcgtTTGTGTGGGACTCTGTTGCAGCGGAAGTACGTCACGGTCGAAGGGCTGTCCGGTGAGGTGTATCACTGAGGGCGAAGACGTGCGTGCAGACAAGGTGGCGGGTGTCATCTGTGTGTCTCGACGAGAAGACGGAAGCTCAAGCGTATGGTGGGGCGGTGTACCAGTGAAGGTGAGTTTCTTCAATGAGGACATGTCTCTACGTGGAGCTATGGGTTTAGCTAGCACGTATTGCGCTAGGTGTGGACGGTGTAGTCCATGCGGGAGCTAGCGTGACTGGGATCTGGATCATACGTTTAGTGTAGTCAACAAGTCGTGAAGCTGCGGAGAGTCAAGTTCAGGGGGAGCACGAGGAGACGGCAAGTCAAGATTAGGGGGAGATTGTTAGAATAATCTTGTTGTATGAGTCCGTTTAGGACTTGTCCGTCCTGAGTTCGAGTAGTAGCACTAGTACGAGTCTAATTAGTTTTGCACATTAAGTCCTAGTCCTATTAGGATTAGGTGATTATGGgtgtatatatagatgcacCAGGGTCAGCTTTTGTAACGTGGGATTTGAGAtattgagaagaaataaaaagagaggcaCGACAGGTGCCTCTGGCCAAATAAAATTCCGatcgtgtgcgtcttcatgtgattgatctttacGCAAACCCAACAACGGGCGAAGAGGCGGCACtggagttggaggaggacGACACGCCCGACGATGATCAACTTAAGGGCGAATGGAAACCCTTGAAATAGTAGCCTGGTTGGGGGTTGCCGCCGGTTCCCAATCCCCATGATGATCCGCTGAATGGCGAAcggaccccccccccccccccggaaGCAGTTGCATGGGTGGGGTTTGTCGTTGGCCCCGAAACCCCACGATGATTGGCTGAACGGCGAATGGAACCCTCAGAAGTAGTAGCCTAGGTGGGGGTTGTCGCCAGCCCCGAGTCTGGATAGCCACGAGGATCGGCTTAACAGCAAATGGAACCCCCCAAAGTAGAAGCCTGGGTGGGGTCTGTCACCGGCCTTGAATCCCCACGAGGATCAGCGGAAGGGCGAATGGAACCCCTCGAAGTAGTTGCCTGGGTGGGGTTTGTCGCCGGCCCCAAATCCCCATGATGATCAGCCGAGCAACGAATGGAACCCCCCGAAGCAGAAGCCAGGGCAGGGGTTGTCGTCGGCCTCGAATCCCCACGAAGATCAGCTGAAGGGCGAATGGAACCCCCTGTAGTGGTTGCCTGGGTGGGGTTTGTCGACTGCCTAGAATTCCCACGAAGATCAGCTGAACGGCGAATGGAACCCCCCGAAGTAGTACCCTGGGTCGGGGTGGTCAACGGCCCAGAATCCTCACGAGGATCAGTTGAACGGTGAATGGAATCCACTGAAGTAGTTGCCTGGGTCAGAGTTGTCGCCGGCCTAGAATCCCCACGAGGCTCAGCTGAACGACAAATGGAGCCTCCCGAATTGGCCTGTTGTCGCTGGCGTTGTCGAAGGAGCTATTGGGCGCCGCTAGCGGGAGCTGGAGGGCACGTCGTCACCGACTGGGCATTGACCCGAAGGCGAGCTCTTCCACCAGCATATGCATATGTTGCTGCTGGAGGGCACGCTGACGGACGTCGTAGGTGCTGCTACTTGAGGCCGCAGCTCCTCGTGGTAGTTCCAAGTACAACTTCTCCAAGTGAATATTGTAAACGATCATCAGCCTCTTCTGGCTAATTACCGTTTGAAGACAACGATTCGCAGCGGTGGCAGCAGGACCATGGAGGAGAGCCCAAGGTCCCAGCCTTCATTCTTTCTCATCTTAACCAGCAGGATGCAAAACAGATAACTGACAACAAAAGCCTTGTTTTGGCCTGTCAACAAAGAGATATTGACAATCATCCCGGACATTGGTCCATCAGATCACAGATAATTCATATTACCGATATTCACTCGAGATTCAGGACCAATATGATCTTTACCCCAAGAGACAACAATGTCGTAGCTCATCAATTAGCCAGGAAAGCCACCAAAGCTCCTTATACTCATACACATGTCATTCTATACGACCCCCGTCGGACGGGCGAAAACACAAGGATGGCTGGGATTGACACGTACCCGTTCGCCCACTGTGTCATTTTTGCAAATATAGTCGCTTACAACCCAACGTATG
This is a stretch of genomic DNA from Brachypodium distachyon strain Bd21 chromosome 1, Brachypodium_distachyon_v3.0, whole genome shotgun sequence. It encodes these proteins:
- the LOC100845054 gene encoding digalactosyldiacylglycerol synthase 2, chloroplastic isoform X2 encodes the protein MSSTRRHFAIFTTASLPWMTGTSINPLFRAAYLAKDGDRDVTLVIPWLSLRDQELVYPNKIVFDSLLEHEGYVRRWIEERIDFKPSFGIKFYPGKIIRLSGATQDLPKSVICNVHGVNPKFLEVGKLKLKQLQTGEAAFTKGAYYIGKMVWSKGYRELLDLLSKYQTRLGGLEVDLYGSGEDSDEVRESAERLNLAVKVHPGRDHADPLFHDYKVFINPSTTDVVCTTSAEALAMGKIVICANHPSNEFFKQFPNCRIYNNDEEFVQVTLNALAEQPAPLTDMQMYDLSWEAATDRFMQAAEINLSVAEPRIHQASRAYFPTFLRTRKLTQSLEDASVYLHQALSGLEVTRCAFGAVPKTLQPDEQLRKDLGLASPTKRKRLKLKLMT
- the LOC100845054 gene encoding digalactosyldiacylglycerol synthase 2, chloroplastic isoform X1 codes for the protein MSSTRRHFAIFTTASLPWMTGTSINPLFRAAYLAKDGDRDVTLVIPWLSLRDQELVYPNKIVFDSLLEHEGYVRRWIEERIDFKPSFGIKFYPGKFSKEMRSILPVGDITDCIPDEVADIAVLEEPEHLNWYHHGRRWKKKFRRVIGVVHTNYLAYVRREKNGQVIACFLRYANTWVTRIYCHKIIRLSGATQDLPKSVICNVHGVNPKFLEVGKLKLKQLQTGEAAFTKGAYYIGKMVWSKGYRELLDLLSKYQTRLGGLEVDLYGSGEDSDEVRESAERLNLAVKVHPGRDHADPLFHDYKVFINPSTTDVVCTTSAEALAMGKIVICANHPSNEFFKQFPNCRIYNNDEEFVQVTLNALAEQPAPLTDMQMYDLSWEAATDRFMQAAEINLSVAEPRIHQASRAYFPTFLRTRKLTQSLEDASVYLHQALSGLEVTRCAFGAVPKTLQPDEQLRKDLGLASPTKRKRLKLKLMT